CGGGCGGGTGCCGGTGTTCGCGGGCGCGGGCGGCCCGCTCGGCACGGCGCTCACCCAGGCGCGGGCCGCGCGCGAGGCGGGCGCCGACGGGCTGCTGCTCATGCCGCCGTACCTGGCGCAGGGTCCCGGGCACGGCTTCGCCGCCTACGTGGCGGCGGTGGCCGCGGAGCTGCCGGTGATCGTCTACCAGCGGGGCTCGGTGGTGCTGGAGCCGGAGGCCGTGGTCGAGCTGGCCGGGCTCCCCGGGGTGATCGGGCTCAAGGACGGCGTGGGCGACATCGACCGGATGCAGCGGATCGTTCTGGCGGTGCGGGAGACGTACCCGGACTTCCTGTTCTTCAACGGGCTGCCGACGGCCGAGCTGACCATGCCCGCCTACCGGGGCATCGGCGTGGAGCTGTACTCCAGCGCGGTCTTCGCGTTCGCGCCGGAGATCGCGCTGGCCTATCTGAACGGTGACGAGCGGCTGCTCACCGGGTTCTACGCCCCGCTCGTACGGCTGCGCGGCAAGGTACCCGGCTACCCGGTCGCCCTGGTCAAGGCCGGGGTACGGCTGCGCGGCCTGGACGTGGGCGCCGTCCGCCCGCCGCTGGTCGAGCCGACCGAGGAGCACCTGGCGGAGCTGGAGCAGCTGATCAAGACGGGGCTGGAGCTGGCGGCGTCATGACGATCGCCGACCTGCGTACCTCGCTGCGAACGGTCCCGCTGCCGCGACCCTGGGGCGCCGACGTGCCCGCCAACCACGTGGTCGTGTGCGAGGTCACGCTGAAGGACGGGCGGAGCGGGACGGGGTTCTCGTGGACGCCGCAGATCGGGGCGCACGCCGTACAGGCCCTGCTCGACCACGACCTGCGTGAGGCGCTGATCGGGCTGCCCGCGCACCCCGAGGTGGTGTGGGACCGGCTCTGGCGGCACCTGCGCGAGGCGGGGCCCGGCGGGATCACCACGATCGCGCTGGCCGGGATCGACCTGGCGCTGTGGGACCTGCGCTGCGGCGAGCGCGGGCTGGCCGACGTGCTGGGGCGGCGGCGCGACGAGGTGCCCGTCTACGGCAGCGGCGTCAACCTGCACTACTCGCTGGGGGAGCTGGTGGCGCAGGTCCGGCGCTGGGTGGCGGCCGGGTACCGGGGCGTCAAGATCAAGGTGGGCCGGCCCGACCTGGCGGAGGACGTGGCCCGGGTGGCCGCCGTCCGCGAGGTGATCGGGCCCGACCGGCTGCTGATGATCGACGCGAACCAGCGGTGGGACCTGCATCGGGCCAGGCGGGCCATTTCCGCGCTGCGGGAGTTCGGGCTGCACTGGATCGAGGAGCCGCTGCCCGCCGACGACGTGGCCGCGCACGTGGAGCTGCGGCGCTCCATCGACGTTCCGGTGGCGGTGGGCGAGAACGTCTACACCACGTACGGGTTCCGCGACCTGCTGGCCGCGGGCGCGTGCGACGTCGTCCAGCCGAACGTGGTGCGGGTCGGCGGGATCACGCCGTTCCTGCGGATCGTGGAGCTGGCCAGGACGTACGATGTACCGGTCTATCCGCACCTGCTGAGCGACGTGTCCGGCCAGCTCGCGCTGGCCCTGCCGCTGCCGGTCATGGCGGAGGACGTGGAGGACGCGTCGTTCGCGGCGCTCGGGCTGCTGGAGGAGCCGTACCCGGTGAACGTGTCCGACGGGGTGCTGCGGGCGAGCGAGCACGCGGGGCTGGGACTGAGGTGGTCCCGATGAACGGCCCAATGAACGGCCCAGTGAACGGCCCCGTGAAGGTCGTACTCGCCGGCGCGCACGGGCACGGGCGGCACCATCTCGGCAACCTGCGCAGGCTGACCCATCTGGGGCAGATCGAGCTGGCCGGGATCTGCGACGTGCGGCCCGCCGAGGTGGACTTCGCCTCGCCGCTGCAGTCGCCCGACCTGGGCGAGCTCCTCGCGAAGACCGGCGCGGACATCACGGTCATCTGCACGCCGATCCACACGCACGCCGACCTCGCGGTCACCGCCCTGCGTGCCGGGTCGAACGTGCTGCTGGAGAAGCCGCCCGCCGCCAGCCCCTCCGAGCACGCGCGGATCGCCGCGGCGGTGGCGGAGACGGGGCTCGCCTGCCAGGTGGGCTTCCAGTCCCTGGGCTCGGCGGCGATCCCGGCGCTCCGCTCGCTGATCGCCGACGGCGCCATCGGGCGCGTGCGCGGCATCGGCGGCGCGGGCGCCTGGGAGCGGCCCTCGTCGTACTTCACCAGGTCCACCTGGGCGGGCAAGCGCCGGCTCGACGGCGTGGACGTGGTGGACGGCGCGCTGACGAACCCGTTCGCGCACGCCGTCGCGACCGCCCTGGCCCTGGTGGACGGCCCGATCGCGGAGATCGAGACCGAGCTCTACCACGCGAATCCGATCGAGTCGGACGACACGTCCTGCCTGCGGATCCGGCTCGACGACGGTCTCGTGATCACGATCGCGGTGACGCTCTGCGCGACCGGCAGGAGCGAGCCGTACCTGATCGTGCACGGCGACGCGGGCCGCGCCACGCTCGTCTACACGCAGGACCAGCTCAAGGTCGAGCTCCCGGACGGCTCGGTCACGACGACCGTGTACGAGCGTACGGACCTGCTGGAGAACCTCATCGACCACCTCCGCACGGGCGCGGACCTGCTGGTGCCGCTCGCCGCCACGGAGTCGTTCACGCAGGTGCTGGACGCGGTCCGGCTGGCCCCCGAGCCGTCGCCGATCCCGGAGCGGCACCAGGTCGTCGAGCGGGATCCCGAGTCCGGCGAGGTCACGCAGCGGTTCCTGCCGGGCGTCGCCGAGCTGACCGCGCGCAGCGCCGAGGAGCTGGCGCTGTACTCGGAGCTGGACGTGCCGTGGACGACGGTGGAGCTGCGCGTCGCCGACACGGCGGTGGCCTCCTACGAATGGCGGCCCGACCTGCCGGTCACCGACTCGCCCCGGCCCTACCTGCACCCGGTGCGCACGCTCGGCGGCGTGGAGGTCACCCAGCTGCGTCCCGAGGACCACGTGCACCACCTCGGGGTCGGAGTCGCGATCTCCGACCTGGGCGGCGCGAACTTCTGGGGCGGGCGCACCTACGTCAAGGACCAGGGTCCGACCTGGCTGGACGATCACGGCGTGCAGCGGCACCTGGCGTTCCCGCGGCTGGACGACGACGGCTTCGCCGAGCAGCTGGAGTGGGTGGGCCCCGGCGGGCGGCTGATGGCGCGCGAGGAGCGTACGGTGCTCGCCCGGCCCATCGACGGGGCGTGGGCGCTGGAGTTCTCCTTCACGCTGACGAACCTCGCCGGCGCGCCCATAGAGATCCACAGCTCGGCGACCAAGGGCCGGGAGGGCGCGGGCTACGGCGGGTTCTTCTGGCGCGCGCCGGGAACCTCCACCGGCCGGGTCACCCTCCCCGGGGACGAGCACGCGGTGCACGGCAGCCGTTCCCCGTGGGTGGCCATGGCGGGCACCGCGCCCGAGGGCCGCGACTGGACGCTGGTCTTCGCCCAGACGGCCGACGATCCGTGGTTCGTACGGGTGGAGCACTATCCGGGAGTGGGCCAGGCCCTGGCGTGGGACCGGCCGCTGGTGCTGGAGAGCACGCTGACGAGGCGGGTCGTCACCGCCGTGATCGACGGGCGGCTGGACCCGGCCTCGGCCTCCGCCGTCGCCCGCGACCTGCTGCGATGACGGGGTGGTGGCGGCTCGAGCCGAGCCGCCACCACCGCGTGGCTCAGCTCTTGGACGCCCTGCGGGAGCGCGCGGCGGCCGCGAGGACGTCGAGCAGGCGCTCCGTCTCGTCCCAGCCGACGCAGGAGTCGGTGATGCTCTGCCCGTACGTCAGGCCCTCGCGGGGGCCGGGCTCCTGCCGGCCGGGGACGATGAAGCTCTCCACCATCAGACCGGCGATCCCTTCCTCGCCCTCCGCGATGCGGGCGGCGAGCTCCCTGACCACGGCCGCCTGACGTACGTGGTCCTTGCCGCTGTTGCCGTGGCTGGCGTCCACGATCAGACGCTCCGGCCGCTGGGCCTTCCGCAGCAGCGCGAGGGCGTCGCCCACGGAGTCCACGTCGTAATTGGGGCCGCCACGGCCGCCGCGGAGAATGATGTGGCAGTCCGGATTGCCCTTCGTGCTCACCACCGCGGCCCGCCCCTCGTCGTCGATGCCGAAGAAGACCTGCGGGTGGGCGGCGGCGTGCACGCCGTCGATGGCCACCTGCACGTCGCCGTCCGTGGCGTTCTTGAAGCCGACGGGCATGGACAGGCCGGAGGTGAGCTGCCGGTGTACCTGGCTCTCGGGTGTACGCGCGCCGATCGCCCCCCACGTGACGGCGTCGGCGATGTACTGCGGGCTGGTGGGCTCCAGGAACTCGCAGCCGACGGGCAGTCCCGTGCCGAGCACGTCGAGGAGCACGGTGCGGGCGAGGTGCAGACCTCGTCGCACGTCATGGCCGCCGTCGATGTCCGGGTCGTTGATCAGCCCTTTCCAGCCGATGGTCGTCCGCGGCTTCTCGAAGTAGACGCGCATGACCACGCACAGGGCATCCTCCATGCCGCGGGTGGCCGCGGCCAGACGGCGGGCGTAGTCAAGTGCCGCCTCCGGGTCGTGTACGGAGCACGGTCCGATGACGAGCAGCAGCCGATCGTCGTCACCGGCGAGAATGTCGCGGACGGCACGACGGCTCGCCGCGACGAACTCCTCTTTCTCCTCCCCCAACGGGAGTTCCGCGCGAAGCTCCGCGGGTGCGGACAGGGCTTCGAACGAGGTGATGCGTAGATCCCTGGTCACAGTCATGAGGTGGGCCTGCTCTCTAGCGCTCGGGCGGCGATACGGCCCACGCCCGAAGGTCCGGAGCCGACCGCCTAAATGACGAAAAGGCAGGAGACGAGTCTCTCTGCCTTTGGCTCCGGATGAACAGTTGATCAGCGCATGTGATCCTGGGCCCCACCCGGAGCCTGCACATAGCGCGAAAATCGACTGATCAGCGGCATGTTGTGAACCGTACCAGCCGAGACGACCACGACTCAAGTCGGCCGCCAGGACATCGACCCTTCCGCAACCCCTCACTCCCCGTTTGCCGGCGGTTACTGGGGCGGTGGCTAAGGTTCGTGACCTGTGAAAAGCGCAGCCGTCACCGCGGAGCCCGTCACCGTCAGGGACCCGTTCTTCGACAACGCCAAATACCTGGCGATCCTGCTGGTCGTGTGCGGTCACCTCATCGAGGACCAGCGGGACGCGGCCGTCCCGCACGCGCTCTACTTCTACGTCTACGTCTTCCACATGCCGCTGTTCATCGTGCTGAGCGGCTACCTGTCGCGCCGGTTCACGTTCTCGGCGGGGAAGGCGCGCAAGCTCATCTCGACGCTGGCGGTGCCGTACCTGATCTTCGAGTTCGCGTACTCGCTGCCCCGGCTGATCCTGTACGGGAAGTTCGAGCTGAGCCTGCTGGACCCGTACTACCTGACCTGGTTCCTGCTCTCGCTGTTCCTGTGGCGGCTGTCGACGCCGGTGTGGCAGCAGCTCAGGTGGCCGCTGGCGATCGCGGTCGCGCTGTCGCTGCTGACCGGGACGAGCGCGCTGCCCGACGAGCTGGCCATGAACCGGACGTTCGGCCTGCTGCCCTTCTACGTGCTGGGGCTGATGCTCAAGCCGGAGCACTTCGCGTGGCTGCGCAGACCGTCCATGCGGCTGACCGGGGCGTGCGTGCTCGGCCTGGGGCTGGCGGCGGCGCTGCTCGTGCACGACCGGGTGCCGACGGAGTGGATCAGGTGGCGCCTGCCCAACTCGGCGCTGCACGTGGACGACCTGACCGGCACGGCCGTCCGGCTGGGGCTGCTGGTGGCCGGGGCGGTGCTGGTGGCGGCGTTCCTCGCGGTGACGCCGGCGCGGCGCACGTGGTTCAGCGGGCCGGGCGCGGCCACCATGTACGCGTACCTGCTCCACGGTTTCGTGGTCAAGGTCGCCGAGCGGTTCGAGCTCGGCGTCCCGCTGTCGATCCTGCTCGGCGTGGCCGCCGCCACGCTGCTCTGCACCCCGCCGGTTCGCCGGATCTTCCACTGGGCGGTCGAGCCGCGCATGTCCTGGGCCTTCACCCCGCTCCGCCGACCATGACACGGTGTCGGGTATGGCCATCGACTTCACCCTCGCTCCCGAGCACGAGGAGATCCGCCGGCGGGTCCGCACCTTCATCCAGGACACCGTCATCCCCGCCGTGGAGGAGGTGAAGGAGGCCGGCCGGGACGCGTACCTCCGGACCATCTTCCAGCTCCGGGCCCAGGCCAAGGCGGAAGGGCTGTGGCTGCCCCACATGCCGAAGGAGTGGGGCGGCATGGGGCTGGGCCACGTGGAGCTGGCCATGGTGCAGTCCGAGGCGGCCAAGACCCGCATCGGCCCGTGGGTCCTGAACTGCATGGCGCCCGACGAGGGCAACACGCACACGCTCCTGCACTGGGCGACGGACGAGCAGAAGGAGAAGTACCTCCGCCCTCTCCTGGAGGGAACGCAGATGTCCTGCTTCGCCATGACCGAGCCGGAGGTGGCGGGCTCCGATCCGACCCTGATCCGGACCTCGGCCGTGCGCGACGGCGACGAATGGCTCGTCAACGGCCACAAATGGTTCATCTCCAATGCACGCCGGGCCAACTTCGCCATCCTCATCGCCCGTACGGAGGATGACGTGCCGGAGGGCTCGCGCGGCGCCAACACCGCCTTCCTCGTGGACCTGCCCCAGCCGGGCTGGAACGACGTACGCGAGGTGGAGACGATGCACGGCTCCACGGGCCACAGCGAGATCGTCATCGAGGACCTGCGCCTGCCCGACAGCCAGATCCTCGGCGGGCGCGGCAACGGCCACCGCCTCGGCCAGTATCGCCTCGGGCCGGCCCGGCTCGCCCACTGCATGCGGTGGATCTCCGAGGCGGAGACGGCCCTGGACATGATGGTCGACCGGGCGCTCAACCGCTACAGCCACGGCTCACTGCTGGCCGAGAAGCAGGGCATCCAGTGGATGATCGCCGACTCGGCCATGGAGCTGTACCAGTGCAAGCTGATGGTCCTCCACGCCGCCTCCAAGATCGACAAGGGCGAGGACTTCCGCACGGAGGTGTCGATGGCCAAGCACTTCGTCGCGGGCAGCCTCAACCGGATCGTGGACCGCGCGATCCAGGTGCACGGGGCGCTCGGCTACTCGACGGACACGCCGCTCGCGCACATGTTCCAGCACGCCCGCTGGGCGCGCTTCGCCGACGGCGCCGACGAGATCCACCAGATGCGCATCGCCGAACGCACGATAGCCGCCTACCAGGCGACCGGCTCGACCAGCTCGGCCACCGGCGGCCTCCCCCTGTGAACTCGGCTGCGGCGGGGGGCGGCCGGTACCTCGCTGCTCCGCTCCCACGCCAGGCCAGAGGCGGCTACGGCGGACTGGGACCAAGAACCACGGGAGCCTCTGCCCGACGACATATTTACACCATAGAGGGGCCTCGCCCCGTAAAGGAGGGCCGATCGAGATCCGACTGGTCCCTCAACTGGGCGGCGAACATCGGCTCCAGGGCGTTCAGCATGAGCGTCCTGGCTCGCTCCGTTCCGCCGGCGATCCTGCCCGCCATCGCCAGTGACACGCAGCCGTGCAGGAATGCCCAGATCGTGTCGACCGCACCGGGAGGATCGGCCAGCTCGGCCCCCCCGCGTCTGCGCGATGTCCTGCAACGCGCCGCGGAAGACGCGGAAGGCGTTCCTGGCCTCCAGCGGCGTCTCAGCCGTGCCGAACGGCACCCCGTCCATGCCGTTCATCGCCTGGTAGAGCTCCGGCGAGGCGAACGCGAACGCCCAGTACGCCTCGGCCATCGCGACCAGCCGCCCCTCAGGGGCGCCCTCCGCCGCCAGGCTCAGCCGCTCGGACAGCTCGGCGAAGCCGAGCGTCATCAGCTCGACGAGCAGATCCTCCTTGCTGGAGAAGTGCTGGTAGAGGATCGGCGCGCTGTATTCGAGCTTGCCGGCGATGCGGCGGATCGTGACCGCGTTCCAGCCCTCTTCGGAGGCGATGACCCGGGCCGCCTCCAGCAGCCGGACGCGCATCTCCTGCCGCTCCCGCTCGCGCCGCTTCTTGCTGGCGCTCGGCTCGGGCTGGGCCTTCGTCGTCACGATGCGTCCTCTCTCTTGACGCCGACATCCTATCGCCGGTCTAATTCCTAACATTGATAGATTTATGAACGACGTTAGGAGCGCATCGTGATCGTCGTGTTCGGCGGGACAGGCAGGGTCGGGCGTCAGATCGTGGAGGCACTCCGCCAGGAGGGAAAGGCGGTGCGCGTCGTCACCCGCGATCCCACCTCGGCGCACACGGTCCAGGGCGTCGAGGTTGTCGAAGGCGACGTCCACGACCGGCGCACGCTGGTCCGGGCCGCGGTCGGGGCGCGGGCGATCGTCTGCACCGTCCAGGGCGGCGACGGCAAAGGGAAGAACGGCCCCAAGGGCATCGAGGGCGCGGGGATCCCGAGCCTCATCGGCGTCGCGCGTGACACCGGGATCGAGAACTTCGTCTACGTCTCCTCCGCCAGCGCCCGCGCCGACAGCCCCGTGGAGTTCTTCCGGCTCAAGTTCGAGGTCGAGCGGGCACTGCGCACCAGCGGCCTGCCGTACTCGATCCTCCGGCCCACCCACCTGATGGACACCTGGGTGGAGCTGCTCGCCGAGTCGATCGGCAAGAAGGGCAAGGCCACCATATTCGGCTCAGGCGCCGGCCCCGTCTCATGGGTGGCCGGCAGGGACGTCGCCCGGGTCGCGGCCGCGCTCGCCGTCCGCCCCGGCGAGGGCTGGTCCGCCGACCTCGGCGGCCCAGAGCCGCTGACGCTCAGGCAGGTCAACGCGCTCATCGCGGCCTCGCTGGGCCTGCCGATCAAGGGCGAGAACAGGATGCCGGTCGGGATGCTCCGGGCGATGAGCCCCCTGACCAGGCCGTTCAACGAGGTACTCGCGCGGCGGATGCAGATGGGGGCGCTGCTGGACACCCAGCCGCAGATCGTCGACTCCGGCGCGGTCTGGGCCCGGTTCGGCGAGCCGCTGTCCCTGCCGGCCTGGCTGGAGATCAACCGCTCGAGCACCGGGGCGGCCGCGGCTTAGGCGACGTCGAGCAGGATCTCCAGCAGCTCCTGAGGAGCGTCGCGCATGAGGTTGTGCGCGCTGTCCACAGCGTGTGTGGTCCATGCAGGATCCTGACGCAGCCGCTCGTAGACGGGGGTGAACGGCGACTCGCCGTCCCATCCGGCCGCGTACACGTAGTCTCTGCGGCGGATGTGCGCGAGGTCGCCGGTGAGCCGGAGTGGCTGGAGCACCGACGCGAGCGGGTGGGCCGTGGCCCGCGGGTCGAAGAACGGCATCGGCCGGGTCGCGTAACCGCTCTCCTCCACGTCCACGTACCACCGCCGCTCCTGCTCGGAGACCAGGCTCCAGCAGGAGTCGCCGTGCCCGGGCACCACGGCGTCCAGGTACACCAGGCCGCGCACCCGCTCGGGCGCGCGGTCGGCGGCTCCGGTGATCACCATCCCGCCGTAGCTGTGGCCGATCAGAACGGCGTCCGTGATGTTCCCGGCCGCCAGCACTCCGATCACGTCCTGGATGTGCGTGTCGAGGTTCACGCCGCCGTGGAGCAGGTGGCCGCGCTCGCCGACCCCGGTCAGCGTCAGCGGGTACGCACGGTGCCCGTGGCTTCGCAGCCGCTCGGCGAGCTCGTCGAAGCACCAGCCGCCATGACACATACCGGGGATCAGGACAAATGTCGTCACCATCCGGATGCTAGCAGGGATCGAACCGATCGGTACCATCTGTGCTGATCCAGGACCGACTGCTGGCGCTTGACGTGTTCGGCGAGTGCTCAGTAGCTGCCGGCCAAGGGGGCAGGTTTCCCTAGGAGACCGTGAGTTTCGCGTGGTCGGTGTCGGGGAGCCAGTCGCGCTCGGGTGTGTAGTCCAGCCAGCGGCGGGTGCGGCCCGTTTCGGTGAAGCAGCGGAGCAGGGTGTCGAGGAACGGGTGGCGGTGCGATTCGCGCCAGGCCAGTGACCAGGCGTACAGCGGGGTCGGCTCGACGAGGGGGATCGAGCGCAGGCCCGAGTGGTCGGACAGCGGCGCGTCGGCAGGGAACAGCGTGAAGCACGAGGTGTCGGCGCGGATGTGCTGGACGAGGTGGTCCAAGCCCAGGTTGGGACCGTCCTGCCGCCGCGTGATCTGGAACTGGGTGGCGAAGCGGCGCAGGAAGTCCAGGCGGGTCAGCTCGGCCGGGCACCACAGGGTGCTGTCGCGTAGGTCGGCCGGGCGCAGTTCGTGGGCGCGGGCCAGCGGGTGGGACGTGCTGACTACCGCGTCGACGGGTTCCAGCCGCACCAGCCGCTGAGTGAGGCCCGCGTCGCGGCCGCCCGGCAGCGGGTGCACCCGGCCGAAGCCCAGGTCGGTGTCGCCGCGCAGCAGCGCCGCCGCGACCGATGGCCAGTCGCGTCCCGGGCCTGGTTCCAACCGCACCGTACCGAGCGCCTGCACCGCTTGGGCGACGGTGCGCATCGGCGCGTACAGGTGGCCCCACGTGTCGATCCGTACGGCCGGCCCGGTGCCCGTCACCGCCGTGACCGCGCGTTCCCCCGCCGCCAGCGCCTCACGCGCGGCCGGCAGGAACCGCTCGCCCGCCTCGGTCAGCCGGGTGCCGCCCTCGCGTTCGAACAGCCGGACCGCCAGCACCGTCTCCAGTCGCGCGATGCGCTTGGACAGTGCCTGCTGGCTGGTGTTCAGGTGTTCGGCGGCGCGCCCGAAGTGCAGCGTCTCGGCGGTCACGGCGAACGCTCGGACCAGGGCCAGGTCGAGATCCACGCCCATGACCATATGCGACAACCGTGCGTTGTCGGCTGAGCGGTCGCGTTGTTGGCCCGGCCACCGCCTCACCCGGTGAAGTGGTCGCAGACGCCACCGAGGGAGGTAACAACAATGAAGGCACTCATCCCAACCGGGGATCCCGCCGAACCGGTCGTGCTCGCCGATGTCCCCGAGCCGACGCCGCGCCCGGACGAGGTGCTGGTGAAGGTCGAAGCGTTCTCGATCAACCGGGGCGAGACGTTCAAGCTGGAGAATCCCGCGCCCGGTGACCGGCCCGGCAAGGACATCGCGGGGCTGGTGGTGCAGCCGGCCGCCGATGGCAGCGGGCCGGCCGGCATCACGCGGGTCGTCGGCCACCCCATGACGGGCGGCTGGGCGGAGTACGTCGCGGTGCCGACCGACGCGCTCGCGGAGCTGCCGGACACCGTCTCCGCGGCGCAGGGCGCGGCGCTGCCGCTGGCCGGGCTCACCGCGCTGCGGCTGCTGCGCACCGCCGGGGCCCTGCTGGGGCGGCGCGTACTGTTGACCGGCGCGTCGGGAGGTGTGGGGCACTATGTGACCGAGCTGGCCGCCGCGGCCGGGGCCGAGATCACCGCCGTGACCCGGGACGCCGAACGCGGGGCGCGGCTCAGCGAACTCGGCGCGGCCGAGATCGTCCATGACGTGGCCGACGCGCGCGGACCCTACGACATCGTGCTGGAGTCGACCGGCGGCCAGGCCCTGCCCCTCGCGCTGGCGCGGCTGGCCAGGCGCGGCACGCTCATCTGGTTCGGGCAGGCCGGCCGGACCCCGGCGACGCTCGACTTCTTCGACTTCTTCGCCGGGCCCGAGTCGGCCGTCATCCGCCACTTCCACTACCTCGACGCCGACACCGGCCTCGGCGACGACCTCGCGACGCTCGTCCGGCTGACCTCCCACGGCCGCCTGCACCCCGAGATCGGTCGTGTCGCCGACTGGGCCGACACCGCGACCACCCTCACCGACCTGCGCGACCGCCGCATCCGAGGCAAGGCCGTCCTCACCCTCTCCTGAACCGCCGCATCCCGGAACGACCGGAAACCACCGAAGGAGTACGACCATGACCACCACCACCGACCCGCGGACCGTCGTCATCCGCTACATCGAGGCCGTCCGCGACGGCGACGCCGAGATCATCCACGACAGCTTCGCCGAGGACGCGACCTGGCACTACCCGGGCGACCTGCCCATCTCCAATGTGTGGCAGGGCCGCGACGCGATCATCAACGACTTCCTGGGCGGCATGGGACCGGTTCTGGTCCCCGGAACACTGGAGATCGAGCTGGTCAGCACGATCGCCGAGGGCGACCGCGTGGTCGCCGAATGGACGTCCAAGGCCAGGACCGTCTACGGCGGCACCTACGACAACCGCTGCATCGGCATCTACACCGTCCGCGACAGCCGCATCGCCTCTGTCATCGAGTACGCCGACACCCGGCACGTGGCCGCCGCCCTCTTCCCGGCCCACCACACCCCCCGGCCCACCGGTACCGAGTGAGCCGCCCGGCGGGGTCCGGTCGGACCGGACCCCGCCGGGCGGCGCACAAGGGCTCAGCCGGAGAAGAGCGCGCTGTGAACGTCCACAGGGTTGGCGGCATCGCCGGTGGCCACGCCGTACACGGCCGTGAAGGCGTTCCCGCCGACCGAGACCAGGCCGGTGTAGTCCCCGACCAGGCGTCCCACGCTCGTCGCCGGCACCTTACGCGCGTCGAACGGCCCCTCGATGTGCTGCTCGCTCCACGCCCCGGACCGCGTGCAGTCGGTCGCGCAGGTGACGGCCCACACATCGGTGGGCAGCGTGGCGGGATCCGGGGTGTTGTTACGGAAGTCGTAGTAGGTGACCGCCACGGTGCCCGTCCGGGACGCGGCGACGACCGGTACGGCGGCGGAACCGGTGGGCGTCTTGTCCACGCGGACCGGGCTGGACCACGTCTTCCCGCCGTTCGTCGACCGCGAGTAGGCCACGTGGAAGGTGCCGTCGGAGTCCTGGCTCTGCCAGACCGCGTTCACCACCTGCGTGCCGGGCTGGGCGGCCAGCAGCGGCAAGGAGGCGTTGCGGAGCGGGTCACCCGAGTTGTCCGGGTCCGGGATGCGAGGGCCCACCGCGAGCGGGGCCGGAACGTTCAGCGTCGGCGCCGACCAGGTCCGGCCGCCGTCGGTCGAGCGGATGACCTGGGTGGCACCGTCGGTGTCCGTCTCGTGGTGCATGCCGATCAGCAGCGTCCCGTCCGCGAGCGGCACCAGCTGGGTGCCGATGACGCCGCTGTTGGCGGGTACGTCGTACACCTTGCTCGTGGTCCAGGTGCGCCCGTCGTCGGTCGACTTCGCCAGGTAGATCGGCTGTACCCAGCTTTCCTCCGTGCTGTCGATGCGGTCCCAGACCGCGTAGACCACGCCCGGGTGATAGGGATCAGCGGTCACCGACGGGCGATCGTTGAAGAAGCGCGGATTGTCGTCCCGTTGCAGGGTGACCGGCGCGTCCCAGTGCCGGCCGCCGTCAGCGGACCGGGACACCAGAATGGCGGTCACCTCGCCGGTGCGGGACAGCGAGAACGACGCGGCCACCGCCGCACCCGACGGTGTGACCGTGACCCAGTTGTCGGTCGTGACGTCGTAGTCTCCGCCGTTGGCGGCCGTGCCGCCGTTGCACCGGGAGAAGGCGGGCAGGTTCTCGGACCGCCGCCAGGTCTTGCCGTAGTCGTCCGACACGGCGGTGACCGCGCCGTTGCTGCCGTACCGGTTCCAGCGGTCCTGCTGGAACACCGTGACGAGGTGCCACGGACGGTTCGGGTCCCGCGCCAGCATGGGCAGGACCTCGGCGTTGGGGTTCAGGGTGTAGCCGTCGGCCGGGGGAAGCCCGCAGCCTGCGGGCAGCGGGCTGGTGCCCGAGACCGGCCGCACGATGGCAGGTCCGGAACGTGAGGCATCATCCGCGGCGGCGGGCTGCGCGACGGCGCAGGCCAACAGGATGGCCGCTGCGGGTAACAATGCCCTGGAGCGTCGGATCACGAGCCTTCCTCATCTTTGTTGATGGGGTGTCCATTGGGAGCGTTGCCGCCCCGTCGGGGAATCT
This genomic interval from Nonomuraea helvata contains the following:
- a CDS encoding zinc-binding dehydrogenase is translated as MKALIPTGDPAEPVVLADVPEPTPRPDEVLVKVEAFSINRGETFKLENPAPGDRPGKDIAGLVVQPAADGSGPAGITRVVGHPMTGGWAEYVAVPTDALAELPDTVSAAQGAALPLAGLTALRLLRTAGALLGRRVLLTGASGGVGHYVTELAAAAGAEITAVTRDAERGARLSELGAAEIVHDVADARGPYDIVLESTGGQALPLALARLARRGTLIWFGQAGRTPATLDFFDFFAGPESAVIRHFHYLDADTGLGDDLATLVRLTSHGRLHPEIGRVADWADTATTLTDLRDRRIRGKAVLTLS
- a CDS encoding nuclear transport factor 2 family protein — protein: MTTTTDPRTVVIRYIEAVRDGDAEIIHDSFAEDATWHYPGDLPISNVWQGRDAIINDFLGGMGPVLVPGTLEIELVSTIAEGDRVVAEWTSKARTVYGGTYDNRCIGIYTVRDSRIASVIEYADTRHVAAALFPAHHTPRPTGTE
- a CDS encoding sialidase family protein; the encoded protein is MIRRSRALLPAAAILLACAVAQPAAADDASRSGPAIVRPVSGTSPLPAGCGLPPADGYTLNPNAEVLPMLARDPNRPWHLVTVFQQDRWNRYGSNGAVTAVSDDYGKTWRRSENLPAFSRCNGGTAANGGDYDVTTDNWVTVTPSGAAVAASFSLSRTGEVTAILVSRSADGGRHWDAPVTLQRDDNPRFFNDRPSVTADPYHPGVVYAVWDRIDSTEESWVQPIYLAKSTDDGRTWTTSKVYDVPANSGVIGTQLVPLADGTLLIGMHHETDTDGATQVIRSTDGGRTWSAPTLNVPAPLAVGPRIPDPDNSGDPLRNASLPLLAAQPGTQVVNAVWQSQDSDGTFHVAYSRSTNGGKTWSSPVRVDKTPTGSAAVPVVAASRTGTVAVTYYDFRNNTPDPATLPTDVWAVTCATDCTRSGAWSEQHIEGPFDARKVPATSVGRLVGDYTGLVSVGGNAFTAVYGVATGDAANPVDVHSALFSG